The following proteins are encoded in a genomic region of Pirellulaceae bacterium:
- a CDS encoding efflux RND transporter periplasmic adaptor subunit yields the protein MARWIVIGLLVVAGIGVGIYLVSPRGIPVLTAAAKVQTIRAYVEESAKTQLPEIHRVTMPLQGRILPIELEEGDLVTADQIVARMDTQDLDTDLQEAKNSVEQYVQGLEQMLLTIKQSQQTVIASQERYEFYEREFSRVAELFRRKTLAESSRNQAELSLIESRVELRKDELDRDIYSIGKTIFELLRDNEIGEKDKAERNRKRAEIRTPVAGTVLNREVSNERVLQAGAVLLEIGNLNNLELLAEVLTQDAVRIQNDDAVDIQGAALGKETIGGHVSRIFPQGFTKVSSLGVEQQRVNVIIKFAPDELAKLKQKHINLGSEFRLRVKIYTDERQQAIVVPRSAVFRSTAGTWQTFVIRKQKAELRTVQVGLQNDFQVEIISGVKAKEHVILAPESELVDGQMVEATMPNTSETP from the coding sequence ATGGCGCGTTGGATCGTGATCGGATTGCTGGTCGTCGCAGGAATCGGTGTCGGAATCTACCTCGTTTCACCGCGCGGAATTCCGGTACTCACAGCCGCGGCCAAAGTTCAAACAATCCGTGCCTACGTCGAAGAATCCGCCAAAACTCAGTTGCCTGAAATCCATCGAGTCACGATGCCCTTGCAAGGTCGCATTTTGCCGATTGAACTTGAGGAAGGCGACTTGGTCACGGCCGATCAGATCGTGGCTCGAATGGACACCCAGGATCTCGATACCGATTTACAAGAGGCGAAAAACTCCGTCGAACAATACGTCCAAGGTCTGGAACAGATGTTGTTAACCATCAAACAATCCCAACAAACTGTCATCGCTAGTCAAGAACGCTATGAATTCTATGAACGTGAATTCAGTCGTGTCGCCGAGCTATTTCGTCGCAAAACACTGGCAGAATCCAGCCGAAATCAGGCCGAATTGAGTCTGATCGAAAGCCGTGTGGAACTGCGCAAAGACGAACTGGACCGTGATATTTATTCGATCGGGAAAACGATCTTCGAACTCTTACGGGACAATGAAATTGGTGAAAAGGACAAAGCAGAACGCAACCGCAAGCGAGCAGAAATTCGCACACCAGTCGCCGGTACGGTACTCAATCGCGAAGTCTCTAACGAACGTGTGCTGCAAGCCGGCGCCGTTCTGCTTGAAATCGGCAACTTAAATAACCTGGAACTCTTGGCGGAAGTGCTTACACAGGATGCAGTACGAATTCAAAACGATGACGCCGTAGATATTCAAGGGGCGGCACTCGGCAAGGAAACGATCGGCGGCCATGTGTCGAGAATCTTTCCCCAGGGTTTCACCAAGGTATCTTCTCTTGGTGTTGAACAACAACGAGTCAATGTGATTATCAAATTTGCCCCTGATGAACTCGCTAAATTGAAGCAGAAACATATCAACCTAGGATCCGAATTTCGCCTACGCGTGAAGATCTACACGGACGAGCGCCAACAGGCGATCGTGGTACCGCGATCTGCGGTCTTCCGCAGCACGGCTGGCACGTGGCAGACATTCGTTATCAGAAAGCAGAAAGCAGAACTACGAACGGTTCAGGTGGGGCTACAAAATGACTTTCAAGTTGAAATCATCAGCGGCGTCAAAGCTAAGGAGCATGTCATTCTCGCGCCAGAATCGGAACTGGTCGACGGACAGATGGTCGAAGCAACGATGCCGAACACTTCGGAAACTCCTTGA
- a CDS encoding NUDIX hydrolase, whose protein sequence is MHESKIEKKQIQQVCAIPFRQPAAEAEFCLITSVKKQRWIFPKGIIDPGETFSDSALKEAYEEAGLRGQILDHELGRFDDYKWDTPLSVRVVLMEVVSCATDWPEAEQRRRKWVTLNQGRALLHKRTLKKFLAAAAEYLHTLTDPTEPSNPT, encoded by the coding sequence ATGCACGAATCCAAAATAGAAAAAAAACAGATCCAACAGGTCTGTGCAATTCCATTCCGACAACCGGCTGCGGAGGCTGAGTTCTGCCTGATCACCTCCGTCAAAAAACAGCGTTGGATCTTTCCGAAGGGAATTATCGACCCAGGTGAGACCTTTTCCGATTCGGCCCTCAAAGAAGCCTACGAAGAAGCCGGACTCCGCGGACAGATTCTCGACCACGAATTGGGGCGATTTGACGATTACAAATGGGATACTCCCCTCTCCGTACGCGTCGTCCTCATGGAAGTCGTGAGCTGCGCAACCGATTGGCCAGAAGCGGAGCAGCGGCGAAGAAAATGGGTCACCTTGAACCAGGGTCGAGCTTTGTTACATAAAAGAACGCTCAAGAAATTCTTGGCCGCTGCAGCCGAATACCTCCACACCCTAACTGACCCGACAGAGCCATCTAATCCGACCTAA
- a CDS encoding DUF3467 domain-containing protein — protein sequence MTDENKPGNPDGNGDETSNGPHQQVQVPGVTARVPAAIGTGVISTGAIVMNGPHAFVLDFLQQMGVPNQLVSRVVMPHQVVPRFIQALEQNLANYEEKFGEPMKLPKPANPAKRPSIQEVYDNIKIPDEELAGHFSEGVMIRHSAAEFCFDFVTQFFPNAAVASRVFMSAPHVPPLLEALKGNYQKFQENKGSQPPDSTPPPETPELPNDDPETDPETP from the coding sequence ATGACTGACGAGAATAAGCCTGGCAACCCGGATGGAAATGGGGATGAAACTTCGAACGGGCCGCATCAACAAGTGCAGGTTCCGGGCGTCACCGCGCGTGTTCCGGCTGCGATCGGCACGGGTGTGATTAGCACGGGGGCCATTGTTATGAATGGCCCGCATGCATTTGTTCTGGATTTCCTGCAACAGATGGGTGTGCCGAACCAGTTGGTCAGTCGGGTGGTCATGCCGCACCAGGTGGTTCCACGCTTCATTCAGGCGTTAGAGCAAAATCTCGCCAACTACGAGGAAAAGTTTGGCGAACCGATGAAACTGCCGAAGCCCGCGAATCCGGCTAAGCGACCGTCGATCCAAGAGGTTTATGACAACATTAAAATTCCAGATGAGGAACTAGCTGGACATTTCTCCGAAGGTGTCATGATTCGGCATTCAGCCGCAGAGTTTTGCTTTGACTTTGTGACGCAATTCTTTCCCAATGCTGCGGTCGCGAGTCGAGTTTTTATGTCGGCTCCCCACGTACCGCCGCTGTTGGAAGCGCTGAAAGGGAACTACCAAAAGTTTCAGGAGAACAAGGGTTCGCAGCCACCCGACTCCACACCGCCTCCAGAAACGCCTGAGTTGCCTAACGATGATCCTGAAACAGATCCTGAAACACCTTAG
- a CDS encoding SGNH/GDSL hydrolase family protein has protein sequence MSHADPNRSGISRRSLFHNAAAAGIGLSSIHWLQNTAQAAESSIPRKGVVLFQGDSITDAGRNRQATGANNTGALGHGYPMLISAYLLANHPELDLQCFNRGISGNKVPDLEKRWQQDCIDLKPNLLSILIGVNDIWHKLGGNYDGTVKDYEDGLLALLQRTRKALPDTQIVLCEPFVLRCGAINDKWFPEFDERLAACRRVGEEMNCTWVPFQEMFNQAVESAKPAYWAGDGVHPSLAGHALMAKTWLEVVNLG, from the coding sequence ATGTCGCACGCAGATCCAAACCGCTCCGGGATTTCTCGACGTTCATTATTCCACAACGCCGCAGCAGCTGGCATCGGCCTGAGTTCAATCCATTGGCTGCAAAACACCGCACAGGCAGCGGAAAGCTCAATTCCACGTAAAGGCGTTGTTCTATTCCAAGGCGATTCAATCACCGATGCCGGACGAAACCGTCAAGCAACGGGAGCGAACAACACCGGCGCCCTCGGTCACGGATACCCGATGCTGATTTCAGCCTACTTGCTGGCGAACCACCCCGAATTAGACCTTCAATGCTTCAATCGCGGCATCAGTGGCAACAAGGTGCCGGATCTCGAAAAACGCTGGCAGCAAGACTGCATCGATCTCAAGCCTAATTTATTGAGCATTCTGATTGGCGTGAATGACATCTGGCATAAACTGGGTGGCAACTACGATGGCACCGTCAAAGACTATGAAGACGGTTTACTTGCCTTGCTCCAACGCACAAGAAAAGCGTTGCCGGATACCCAGATCGTTCTCTGCGAACCGTTTGTATTGCGTTGTGGTGCCATCAACGACAAATGGTTTCCAGAATTTGATGAACGACTCGCAGCCTGCCGGCGCGTGGGCGAAGAAATGAATTGCACCTGGGTGCCGTTTCAGGAGATGTTCAACCAAGCCGTCGAAAGTGCCAAACCGGCTTACTGGGCCGGTGATGGTGTTCACCCTTCACTCGCCGGACACGCGTTGATGGCAAAGACTTGGCTCGAGGTGGTGAACCTTGGATAG
- a CDS encoding DEAD/DEAH box helicase, with protein MDETIDEPLNDSSAADRDELAADYLDQLPFEPYPVQEEALLAWFTSEQGVLVCAPTGTGKTLIAEAALFEALRTGKRAYYTTPLIALTEQKLQELRQAAVRWGFSEDKVGLVTGNRRVNPDAPILVVVAEILFNRLLRDEFDFDDVSAVVMDEFHSFNDPERGIVWEFSLGLLPPKVRLLLLSATVGNALEFVQWMRRTHHRNLDLVQSDDRKVPLTFQWVGDQLLNELIEQMSQGDQQQRFTPALIFCFNRDMCWEVAEQLKGKKLMVDGQQAQLTEELKQHDWSQGAGPKLRQVLQRGVGVHHAGLLPRYKRIVESLFQKKLLSITVCTETLAAGINLPARSVVLPNLLKGPRDKKKLIEPSSAHQMFGRAGRPQFDSQGFVFALAHEDDVKILRWREKYDKIPEDTKDPGLRKAKKALKKKMPTRRTNQQYWNEAQFEKLRQAPPGDLESRGPLPWRLLAYMLDVSPEVAPIRQLVNKRLIHGKRLEQQQKALDAMLMTLWRAGYVALEPKPPLPNTETPSPLETPSRLETPSPLEEAPPPYRPERAIPTEEMQKILGLRGVNPLFGVFVINQLGIADHNERIQAFESILELPLSVARFVKVPGHEELPPGALATTRLDVKLLQLGLATADELTASDSEDDDERGGLFEEEKPRLLSLADKLKRLFDYDFPGVHDVRTFPVWAAGEILEFGGNFNSYITSKRLQKQEGVIFRHLLRLILLIGEFAQLTPPDISPEQWQAEILPIRDQLISICRTVDPSSVDEVLASSKNET; from the coding sequence GTGGATGAGACAATTGACGAACCGTTAAACGATTCTTCGGCAGCTGATCGAGATGAATTAGCTGCCGATTATCTTGACCAGCTACCTTTTGAGCCGTACCCGGTTCAAGAGGAAGCGTTATTGGCGTGGTTTACCAGCGAACAAGGCGTACTCGTCTGCGCTCCAACGGGCACCGGCAAGACACTGATTGCGGAAGCCGCCTTGTTTGAAGCACTTCGTACTGGCAAACGCGCTTACTACACGACTCCACTAATCGCGCTCACCGAACAAAAACTCCAAGAACTTCGACAGGCCGCTGTTCGATGGGGTTTTTCGGAGGATAAGGTGGGGCTCGTAACAGGCAACCGCCGCGTCAATCCAGACGCCCCCATACTCGTTGTCGTCGCAGAGATCCTTTTCAACCGACTACTTCGAGATGAGTTTGACTTTGACGATGTCTCGGCAGTGGTAATGGATGAATTCCACAGTTTCAACGATCCGGAACGCGGGATCGTCTGGGAATTCTCTCTCGGATTGCTGCCACCCAAGGTCCGCCTCTTACTGCTCTCCGCGACCGTTGGTAACGCATTGGAATTTGTGCAATGGATGCGTCGCACCCACCACCGTAATTTAGACCTGGTCCAAAGTGACGATCGCAAAGTCCCACTCACGTTCCAATGGGTTGGTGATCAGCTGCTGAATGAATTGATCGAGCAAATGTCACAAGGCGATCAACAGCAGCGATTCACGCCCGCCCTCATCTTTTGCTTCAATCGAGACATGTGTTGGGAAGTCGCCGAACAGCTCAAAGGTAAGAAGCTGATGGTCGATGGACAACAGGCACAGCTCACCGAGGAGCTCAAGCAACATGACTGGAGCCAAGGAGCCGGGCCTAAGCTGCGACAAGTTCTGCAACGGGGCGTTGGAGTGCATCATGCCGGTCTGTTACCGCGCTACAAGCGAATCGTCGAGTCACTGTTCCAAAAAAAACTGTTGTCGATCACCGTTTGTACGGAAACACTGGCCGCCGGTATCAATCTACCAGCCCGAAGCGTCGTCCTGCCGAATCTCCTTAAAGGCCCACGCGATAAAAAGAAACTGATCGAGCCCAGTAGTGCTCACCAAATGTTTGGTCGTGCCGGGCGGCCACAATTCGACTCGCAAGGTTTTGTGTTTGCCTTGGCACATGAAGACGATGTCAAAATCCTCCGATGGCGTGAAAAATACGACAAAATCCCGGAGGACACAAAAGATCCAGGTTTGCGAAAAGCCAAGAAGGCCTTGAAGAAAAAGATGCCGACACGGCGGACCAATCAGCAATACTGGAACGAGGCTCAATTCGAAAAACTTCGACAAGCTCCGCCTGGTGACCTCGAGAGCCGGGGGCCGTTACCCTGGCGACTACTGGCTTACATGCTGGATGTCTCCCCCGAGGTTGCGCCAATTCGTCAGCTGGTCAATAAACGGCTGATTCATGGCAAGCGTTTGGAACAACAGCAGAAAGCTTTGGATGCCATGCTGATGACCCTCTGGCGAGCTGGTTACGTCGCGCTAGAGCCCAAACCCCCACTCCCCAACACGGAAACTCCATCTCCGCTCGAAACTCCATCTCGCCTCGAAACTCCATCTCCGCTCGAAGAAGCGCCGCCCCCCTATCGTCCTGAGCGAGCGATCCCGACAGAAGAGATGCAAAAGATTCTCGGTTTACGAGGCGTGAACCCGTTGTTTGGGGTGTTCGTGATCAACCAACTTGGCATTGCTGATCATAACGAACGCATTCAAGCATTTGAAAGCATTTTAGAGCTGCCACTTTCTGTCGCGAGGTTCGTAAAAGTGCCCGGCCACGAAGAGCTGCCGCCTGGCGCACTGGCCACCACCCGATTGGATGTGAAACTGCTTCAACTAGGATTGGCCACTGCCGATGAATTAACAGCCAGTGACAGCGAAGATGATGATGAACGGGGGGGTTTGTTCGAAGAAGAGAAACCTCGCCTTTTATCACTTGCCGACAAGCTGAAAAGGCTTTTCGATTATGACTTTCCTGGCGTGCATGACGTGCGAACTTTTCCAGTTTGGGCAGCCGGCGAAATCCTTGAATTCGGTGGCAATTTCAACAGTTACATCACTAGCAAGCGATTACAGAAACAAGAGGGTGTAATTTTCCGTCACCTGCTGCGATTGATTCTTTTAATTGGTGAGTTCGCCCAACTCACACCACCCGACATCTCGCCAGAGCAATGGCAGGCAGAAATCCTACCGATTCGGGACCAGCTGATCTCAATTTGCCGCACGGTCGATCCGAGTAGCGTCGACGAAGTTTTGGCCAGCTCGAAGAACGAAACCTAA
- a CDS encoding ROK family protein, which yields MGNNDSKRKCWIGFDLGGTKMLCQLLDSGFSCLSRHRTRTRGHEGVEAGVHRIINLIRSALDDIDLAPEQLGGICIGCPGPLDLDEGVIIDSPNLGWKDVHLKKILEQEFGCPALILNDVDAGVYGEYRFGAGRESRCLLGVFPGTGIGGGCVYGGEIIRGRTGSAMEVGHMQVTSGGPLCGCGRRGCLEAVSSRLAISSAATQAAYRGDAPYLMKKFGSDLSNIRSKALLESIEHGDDVIKDIVQNAARQIGIAVGNLVNVLLPDTVVLGGGLVEAMPDLFVNPVRKSANKRVMPSFESTFDVVPAKLGDDSAVLGAAAWAQHVIEGE from the coding sequence ATGGGAAACAACGACAGCAAACGGAAATGTTGGATCGGTTTCGATCTTGGTGGTACCAAGATGCTGTGCCAACTGTTGGACAGTGGCTTTAGCTGCCTCAGCCGCCATCGTACTCGAACTCGGGGGCATGAAGGTGTCGAAGCAGGTGTGCATCGGATCATCAATCTAATTCGCTCGGCTTTGGATGACATCGATCTCGCGCCCGAACAGCTCGGCGGGATCTGTATCGGATGTCCTGGACCGCTCGACCTTGACGAAGGCGTGATTATCGACTCGCCAAATCTTGGTTGGAAAGATGTTCACCTCAAGAAAATACTCGAGCAGGAATTTGGATGTCCTGCACTCATCTTGAATGATGTGGATGCAGGCGTATATGGCGAATATCGGTTTGGCGCGGGCCGAGAATCGCGTTGCCTCTTGGGCGTCTTTCCAGGCACTGGAATCGGTGGTGGATGCGTGTATGGCGGTGAAATTATTCGCGGTCGGACCGGTTCGGCGATGGAGGTGGGGCATATGCAGGTCACCTCGGGGGGCCCACTTTGTGGATGCGGCCGCCGCGGTTGTCTCGAAGCGGTTTCAAGTCGGTTGGCAATTTCGTCGGCAGCCACTCAGGCAGCGTACCGTGGGGATGCGCCTTATTTGATGAAAAAGTTTGGCAGCGACTTGAGTAATATTCGCAGCAAGGCACTTTTAGAGTCGATTGAGCACGGTGACGATGTGATTAAAGACATTGTGCAGAATGCGGCGAGGCAGATAGGAATCGCCGTCGGAAATCTTGTCAACGTGTTGTTGCCGGATACGGTGGTACTTGGCGGGGGCTTGGTCGAGGCGATGCCGGATCTATTTGTGAATCCGGTGCGAAAGTCTGCGAACAAACGGGTGATGCCATCTTTTGAGTCCACTTTCGACGTTGTTCCAGCCAAGCTCGGTGACGATTCGGCCGTCTTGGGCGCAGCCGCCTGGGCGCAACATGTGATTGAGGGTGAATGA
- a CDS encoding PAS domain-containing protein has translation MKISHLERENQQLKQQLASLQQLLPGLPLDAADDSELPQSPVMIYRLERSAAGRIAFLFVSESCCEILGLTSRQILSDVNLVWDRIHPDDRTRVIEGLDQPIKVSERCSCQYRIVNPQGEIKTLRTILIPSADAEGTTVVWNGLLAAVSPRQAAEIEPSGQLQGFPLDACQISALIAEKEALRRLLMLQDRDRKQISHDIHDGFIQYAVAAHMHLESLARRMKQSQSPIPPELDRVRELVDQAIVEGRCMIGEIRPSLIEESGMLGAIQQLIDGEGQKGLDVRLRSSMDQKDFDADLGRVVFRIIQEALANVRRHAQVKKAFVRITASAEKLRVIVRDRGVGFVIDDVAEGHFGLEGIRERAELYYGQTQIRSRPGRGTLLIVELPFNQTARSFVAP, from the coding sequence GTGAAGATCTCCCACCTCGAACGAGAGAACCAGCAGCTGAAACAACAGCTTGCGAGCTTGCAGCAGTTGTTGCCGGGCTTACCCCTGGATGCGGCTGATGATTCCGAGCTGCCCCAGTCCCCTGTCATGATTTATCGGCTCGAGCGAAGTGCGGCGGGGCGAATAGCGTTTCTGTTCGTTAGCGAAAGTTGCTGTGAGATTCTTGGACTGACTTCTCGCCAGATCCTGTCAGACGTTAATTTAGTCTGGGATCGGATTCATCCGGATGATCGCACACGAGTGATTGAAGGTCTCGACCAACCGATCAAAGTGAGCGAACGGTGTAGCTGTCAGTACCGCATCGTGAATCCGCAGGGGGAGATTAAGACGCTGAGAACGATCTTGATTCCGTCGGCAGATGCTGAGGGGACGACGGTGGTTTGGAATGGTCTGCTGGCGGCGGTGAGCCCAAGGCAGGCCGCAGAAATCGAGCCGTCGGGGCAGCTTCAAGGTTTCCCGCTCGACGCATGTCAGATTTCTGCGTTGATCGCGGAGAAGGAAGCGCTGCGTCGGTTGCTAATGCTGCAAGATCGCGATCGTAAGCAGATTTCGCACGATATCCACGACGGATTCATCCAATATGCTGTCGCCGCACACATGCATTTGGAATCGCTGGCTCGTCGCATGAAACAGTCGCAATCACCCATTCCGCCGGAACTGGATCGAGTTCGCGAGTTGGTCGATCAGGCGATTGTTGAGGGGCGTTGCATGATCGGCGAAATCCGACCATCGTTAATTGAAGAATCCGGTATGCTCGGGGCCATTCAACAATTGATTGATGGTGAAGGCCAGAAAGGGTTGGACGTCCGGCTTCGGTCTTCAATGGACCAGAAGGATTTCGACGCCGACCTGGGTCGGGTCGTCTTTCGTATTATCCAAGAAGCGTTGGCCAACGTTCGTCGGCACGCTCAGGTCAAGAAAGCGTTCGTACGGATCACCGCATCGGCAGAGAAGTTAAGGGTCATCGTACGTGATCGGGGTGTTGGTTTCGTGATTGACGATGTGGCTGAAGGTCATTTTGGTTTGGAGGGGATCCGGGAACGTGCTGAGCTTTACTACGGCCAGACGCAGATTCGCTCCCGGCCCGGTCGCGGAACTTTATTGATCGTTGAACTTCCGTTTAACCAAACAGCTCGCTCGTTTGTCGCGCCGTAA
- a CDS encoding 3-oxoacyl-ACP synthase III, with protein MRYQQVCLESFGYCLPEQIVSSDEIERRLEPLYRRLRLPEGRLELMTGIQQRRVWPRGMLPSEKSVESGRHALEAADIDPGKIGALIHASVCRDHLEPATACRVHHELGLPSDCMIYDTSNACLGLMNGAVQIANMIELGQIQAGLVVGTEDSGPLMRSTLDELNSNESLTRSQIKLAVASLTIGSGSCAMLLVDRETSRTDNRLLGATVQANTRHHQLCHSGKDEAVGGGMNPLMETDSEALMREGIATGVVTFAQFLEELGWSPRDIDRSVCHQVGSAHRRMMLGGLDLNPDNDFATFKWLGNTGSVALPITMAIGCQAGVVQADEQVALLGIGSGINCLMLATHWQKSLVSSPGEMILPENLSQAATI; from the coding sequence ATGCGGTATCAACAGGTCTGTTTAGAGTCGTTTGGTTATTGTCTACCCGAACAGATTGTTTCGAGTGACGAGATCGAGCGGCGACTTGAACCGCTTTACCGTCGACTCCGATTGCCGGAAGGTCGTTTGGAGTTAATGACGGGCATACAGCAAAGGCGTGTGTGGCCGAGAGGAATGTTGCCGAGCGAAAAGAGTGTCGAAAGTGGTCGACATGCGCTCGAGGCCGCCGACATTGACCCCGGCAAGATCGGCGCGTTGATACACGCGTCCGTTTGTCGTGACCATCTGGAGCCTGCGACGGCTTGCCGGGTCCACCATGAACTTGGGTTGCCGAGCGATTGCATGATTTACGACACGTCGAATGCGTGTCTTGGCCTCATGAACGGTGCCGTTCAAATTGCCAATATGATCGAATTGGGCCAAATTCAAGCCGGACTCGTGGTTGGTACTGAGGACAGTGGTCCACTGATGCGATCGACTCTCGACGAGCTCAATTCCAATGAATCATTAACTCGCAGCCAAATCAAGTTGGCGGTTGCTTCGCTGACGATTGGCTCCGGTAGTTGCGCGATGTTGCTTGTCGATCGAGAAACCAGTCGGACAGACAATCGCTTGCTCGGTGCCACCGTTCAGGCAAATACGCGACACCATCAACTCTGCCATTCCGGCAAGGATGAAGCCGTTGGCGGTGGGATGAATCCGCTGATGGAGACCGATTCAGAGGCCTTGATGCGAGAGGGGATTGCCACTGGCGTGGTTACTTTTGCTCAATTCTTGGAAGAGCTAGGCTGGAGTCCACGCGACATTGATCGATCGGTGTGTCACCAGGTTGGCTCCGCTCATCGACGGATGATGTTGGGGGGACTTGATCTGAATCCGGACAATGACTTCGCGACTTTCAAATGGCTTGGCAACACCGGTTCGGTTGCGTTACCAATTACGATGGCTATCGGATGTCAGGCCGGCGTTGTGCAAGCGGATGAACAAGTTGCCTTATTGGGGATCGGTTCGGGGATCAATTGTTTAATGCTCGCGACGCACTGGCAAAAATCATTGGTCAGCTCTCCCGGCGAGATGATTCTGCCGGAAAACTTATCTCAGGCCGCAACGATTTAG
- a CDS encoding gamma-glutamyl-gamma-aminobutyrate hydrolase family protein → MSRKPLIGLNLDLVAATHNHPAYSLICSGYYDAISATGGLPVLIPPSDDNDDLSETLDRLDGFVLVGGRDLDPRNDGFMLHPTVRAMESRREEFDRRLCQMICDRHLPVFGVGVGMQMLNVTMGGNLFLHIPEDLPKAIPHKDPQDSSHRHGLVVEQDSVMERVYGDGEVRVNSLHHMAVDEIAPGFVVTARCPDGVIEAIESRIDGWFAMGTQFHPEAESASALDVRIFEEFIFAVKGEPAEMRIVA, encoded by the coding sequence ATGTCCAGGAAGCCACTAATTGGTTTGAATTTAGATTTGGTTGCCGCCACGCACAACCACCCCGCTTATTCGTTAATTTGTTCCGGCTATTACGATGCCATCAGCGCAACCGGAGGGCTTCCGGTTCTTATACCCCCATCGGATGACAACGACGACTTGAGCGAAACCCTTGACCGTTTAGATGGATTTGTCCTCGTAGGCGGTCGTGATCTCGATCCACGCAACGACGGTTTCATGCTTCATCCCACAGTGCGAGCGATGGAATCGCGCCGCGAGGAATTCGATCGTCGGCTCTGTCAGATGATCTGCGATCGACACCTGCCGGTGTTTGGCGTGGGCGTTGGCATGCAAATGTTGAATGTCACCATGGGCGGAAATCTGTTCCTCCACATTCCGGAAGATCTGCCGAAAGCGATTCCGCACAAAGATCCACAAGATTCGTCCCATCGCCATGGTTTGGTCGTCGAGCAAGATAGCGTGATGGAGCGTGTCTACGGAGATGGAGAAGTTCGAGTGAATAGCCTGCACCACATGGCCGTTGATGAGATCGCTCCTGGATTCGTCGTAACGGCACGCTGCCCCGATGGGGTTATCGAAGCGATCGAATCGAGAATTGATGGTTGGTTCGCCATGGGGACTCAATTCCACCCGGAAGCTGAATCAGCCTCGGCTTTAGATGTTCGAATCTTCGAAGAGTTTATCTTCGCCGTGAAAGGCGAACCTGCCGAGATGCGCATCGTGGCCTAA